In Desulfofundulus kuznetsovii DSM 6115, the following are encoded in one genomic region:
- a CDS encoding DUF167 domain-containing protein, with protein sequence MIFLREEKGAVVFKVRVQPRAARNELAGVFEDALKVRLTAPPVEGEANEACRDFFARLLGVPRVRVEIIAGHTGRNKLVRVQGVTVEQVRSLMAAQR encoded by the coding sequence ATGATCTTCCTGCGGGAAGAAAAGGGAGCAGTAGTCTTTAAAGTGCGCGTTCAGCCCCGGGCGGCCAGAAATGAGTTGGCCGGGGTGTTTGAAGACGCCCTGAAGGTCCGTTTGACGGCTCCCCCCGTGGAAGGAGAAGCCAATGAAGCCTGCCGGGATTTTTTTGCCCGGCTGCTGGGAGTGCCCAGGGTACGGGTGGAAATCATAGCCGGGCACACCGGCCGTAACAAGCTCGTGCGGGTACAGGGTGTTACTGTCGAGCAGGTGCGCTCTTTGATGGCAGCCCAAAGATAG
- a CDS encoding flavodoxin family protein: MATILGICCSRRPLGNSDVLLREALDEAQKTGAAVSFLRLPDLRFEPCRGCLACVYKGSCAIKNDDLGVLLEKILEADGLIIAAPTYLLGPAGIVKLVTDRALSLSPHLEDLAGRSRVAATISVAGNRKWNPLGVELLNLFPLAYGYRVIDYLEAYAPGPGEVLLESENVTRARELGRRVARALSGEIEARPPEEQQCGNCYGRAFRLSGQDRVTCVVCNATGRLVPDESGLRFVPDPPGPHGHFWTAEHRRHHLNEWIVPSRDRYLARRELIKELLARYKT, from the coding sequence ATGGCCACCATACTTGGTATCTGCTGTTCCCGGCGTCCCCTGGGCAACAGCGATGTACTCCTGCGCGAAGCGCTGGACGAGGCTCAAAAAACCGGTGCGGCTGTATCCTTTTTGCGCCTGCCGGACCTGCGGTTCGAACCCTGCCGGGGTTGCCTGGCCTGTGTCTACAAGGGGTCCTGTGCCATCAAAAATGACGACCTGGGGGTTTTACTGGAGAAAATCCTGGAGGCCGACGGGTTAATCATTGCCGCACCCACCTACCTTTTGGGCCCGGCAGGAATAGTCAAGCTGGTAACGGATCGGGCCCTCAGCCTCTCCCCCCACCTTGAAGATCTGGCCGGTCGCTCCAGGGTGGCCGCCACCATCAGTGTAGCCGGCAACAGAAAGTGGAACCCGCTGGGGGTAGAACTGCTAAACCTTTTCCCACTGGCCTACGGCTACCGGGTCATCGACTACCTGGAAGCGTATGCTCCCGGACCGGGGGAGGTCCTGTTGGAATCCGAAAACGTTACCCGGGCCCGCGAGTTGGGCCGGCGGGTAGCCAGGGCCCTATCCGGAGAAATCGAGGCGCGTCCTCCGGAAGAGCAGCAGTGCGGCAACTGCTACGGTCGAGCCTTTCGCCTCAGTGGGCAGGACAGGGTTACCTGTGTGGTATGTAATGCCACAGGACGGCTGGTTCCAGATGAGAGCGGCCTGCGCTTCGTACCTGACCCGCCGGGCCCCCATGGCCATTTCTGGACGGCAGAACATCGCCGCCACCATCTCAATGAGTGGATTGTTCCCAGCCGCGACCGTTATTTGGCCCGGCGGGAGCTAATTAAGGAACTGCTGGCCAGGTATAAAACGTGA